The Pseudobacteroides sp. genome includes the window TTCTCTCTGATAGCCATAAGTCCAGGCATTTCTTTTTCTGCAATTTCTATTTCTTTTCTTCCCCATTCCCACAAATTCAAATCTGCAATTTTATAATCCGACATAATTACCTCCTTTTGAATAATAATAGTTTTTATTAGTTTTATTACATTAATTCATGAAACACCAAAATAATTAGGCCTTTTAACTTAATTTTATTATCCGGTTCTCATTTTGTCAACGTATAATTGTATATAAATGAATTTAATTTACTTTACATTGATTATAATTTAATCTGATTATATTTTCACTCACAAGTGTATTGAGTATCCAAAAAAGAATGATGTGACATTTGCCGTCAACTAAGTATAAAACAAGTATCACTAGAAACTGTGGATTGCATTTCTCCAAAAGGTAAGTCTTCTACACATATAAATCTTTATTTTCGAAGTCCTCTGATTATAAAAGCATATCCAATTATGCATTTAATGGAATAAATATCACTTGATTAGAAGAAAAGATGGTGATAAAATAGACCCTCTAAGCTATATAGCTAGAGCGGAAACAGTAATTTTGATGTATATATATTATAACTTGGGAAAATAAACTATGCTATGCAGCCAAGTACAGTATTCGGAGGTATAGAATGAGCTTTAGAGGATTTACAAGTGAAGCACTGAAATTTCTTTTTGAAAATAAAATCAATAACAGCAAGGACTGGTATGATAATCATAAGCATATATATAAGCAATATGTATACAACCCGTTTGTTCAGCTTATAACAGAGCTCACACCCACCATGACAGAAATAGACAGTCAGTTTCTGACCATTCCTTCAAAACTAATCTCCAGAGTACGAAGAGACACCCGTTTTTCAAAGGACAAGTCTCTTTATAGGGATAATGCCTGGTTCGTATTCCTGAGGAATAAATCCTTGATGTCCTCGTCTCCCTGCTTCTGGTTTGAGATAAGCCAAAAAGGTTCAAGCTACGGTGTAGGGTATTATGGTGCACAGGCATGTTCAATGTTTGCTATGCGTGAAATGATCTGCAGGAGTCATCCCGCATTTTTAAGTGCTTTAGAATGCTATGAATCTCAAGATACCTTTGTTATCGGTGGTGAAATGTATAAAAGAAGCAAATTTCCTGACCAATCTGAGAACCTGAGATCCTGGCTAGACAGAAAAAATATTTACTTTGAATGTGCACAGAATGATTTTAGCCTGGCATTTTCAAAGGAATTACCTGGCATTTTGAAAAAAGGCTTTGTAAGCGTAAAGCCCATTTATGATTTCCTATGTGCGGTGGAATCTACTCAAGCCCAATCTTAGGCACGATCAAAAAATAACTTCCGCTATAAATTTCGCTCATGTGTTGACTTAGCTCGTCAACACATGCTTGCGGTTGACAGTGTTGATAATCGTGTTATCATGTTCCCTTATGTAAAACCGGGCAGAGGTGGACCTTATGGAGAATTCTTGCCAATCTTATACAAATTTATACGTATATTTCCGATACTACGCATATTTATAGAAAAATTGCCAATACTTTAAATATGAAAGGTCCCCAATTTGGGAGACCAGA containing:
- a CDS encoding DUF2461 domain-containing protein, with translation MSFRGFTSEALKFLFENKINNSKDWYDNHKHIYKQYVYNPFVQLITELTPTMTEIDSQFLTIPSKLISRVRRDTRFSKDKSLYRDNAWFVFLRNKSLMSSSPCFWFEISQKGSSYGVGYYGAQACSMFAMREMICRSHPAFLSALECYESQDTFVIGGEMYKRSKFPDQSENLRSWLDRKNIYFECAQNDFSLAFSKELPGILKKGFVSVKPIYDFLCAVESTQAQS